Proteins from a genomic interval of Tenacibaculum sp. SZ-18:
- a CDS encoding FecR family protein, whose translation MKKNKNYNTIQDFLEDASFNSWILNKSNEDSREWDNWLQENPKNKLLADEARDIIIGINFKKETVNDDKISLEWDKLSSRIQSLEVEKLEKDLQNQSSFIRIKFISIAASLLLLISLGIFTYSLFSKVTHKTNYGEMLNVILEDGSIVTLNVNSSISYSNYYPREIELTGEAFFNVKKDVSENSKFSVRTENLTVEVYGTQFNIKTSSDKTDVYLEEGNILLNLNNGKNQQMSPGNYIEYSSKKRKIIVNKEDSFNNNYASWKSGNLIFSNTSLNEALNRVSETYGVNFSYNNSETKDILITGKVPTTDLEICLNAIKKSTNVTIQKENGILVVYKN comes from the coding sequence GTGAAAAAAAATAAAAATTATAATACGATTCAAGATTTTTTAGAAGACGCCTCTTTTAACAGTTGGATTCTAAATAAAAGTAATGAGGACTCACGCGAATGGGATAATTGGCTACAAGAAAATCCGAAAAATAAATTATTGGCTGATGAAGCTAGAGATATAATTATTGGAATTAATTTTAAGAAAGAAACTGTTAATGACGATAAAATTTCATTGGAATGGGATAAATTATCAAGTAGAATTCAATCTTTAGAAGTAGAAAAACTAGAGAAGGATTTACAGAATCAAAGTAGTTTTATTAGAATAAAATTTATTTCTATTGCTGCATCATTGTTATTACTAATTTCCTTAGGTATTTTCACTTATTCTTTATTCTCTAAAGTAACACACAAGACCAATTATGGAGAAATGCTCAATGTCATTCTTGAAGATGGTTCTATAGTAACGTTAAATGTAAACTCATCAATTTCTTACTCAAATTATTACCCTAGAGAAATCGAATTAACGGGAGAGGCATTCTTTAATGTTAAAAAAGATGTATCTGAAAATTCTAAATTCAGTGTTAGGACTGAGAATTTAACAGTTGAAGTTTATGGAACTCAATTCAATATAAAAACATCATCTGATAAAACGGACGTGTATCTTGAAGAAGGAAATATTTTATTGAATTTGAACAACGGAAAAAATCAACAAATGAGTCCGGGTAATTACATTGAGTATTCTTCGAAGAAAAGAAAGATCATCGTAAATAAAGAAGATTCATTTAACAACAACTATGCTTCATGGAAATCAGGAAATCTTATTTTTAGCAATACAAGTTTAAATGAAGCGCTCAATAGAGTATCGGAAACTTACGGAGTTAACTTTTCATACAACAACTCTGAAACTAAAGATATTTTAATTACTGGAAAAGTACCTACAACAGATTTAGAAATTTGCTTAAATGCAATAAAAAAGTCTACAAATGTTACTATTCAAAAAGAAAATGGTATACTAGTAGTTTATAAGAATTAA
- a CDS encoding TonB-dependent receptor — protein MNNRNIHRQCSFVIVFLLILSIDFYGQTKKNVPFAEALDYISLHHNVHFTYNPILLNNEEIDIIPFQGISLEKSISIIKKLPKYEIEYLGNNYYVVFIPKKNKKTKQKKDRIKNSNFPRSDSLNVSNKNVRTVIRGVVLNSYYQPISKANVVEKNTNNGTITRHDGSFELELENNNEIVISHVGYSAKNLSPSSDYIKVILKSGLQLDEVFIVGSRNVNRKKIDSPVSTESIDVQSVTNKSDVLQVNQLIQTEIPSFNATKQSGSDGADHIIPATYRGLGPDQTLVLINGKRRHQSSLINLYGTRGRGNSGTDLNTIPTSAIKRIDVLKDGASAQYGSDAIAGVINIVLKDEPNITNVNSTVGFYNANNNQDTSRKGIDGLTFKTDINYGARINEKGFINVTAEFLSKDYTFRQGTKIRENYGDAAVTSSSFFLNSEIPISNRLKIYANGGYNFKNTNAFAFTRPFNSERNVQSIYPNGFNPLITSNISDKSFTLGLKGKSNGWNIDFSNTFGSNYFHYYIKETLNATLLENSPTEFDAGGHNLSLNTTNVDLTKQFKEVFHGLNLALGLENKIENYKIFSGEEASYLSYDINGNPVNDSTPSDQIPTYNGVIRPGGSQGFPGYAPLNEIDRTRTSFSFYLDSELDITERLIFAAAVRYENYSDFGNSFNTKLASNFKINPKSNIRFSFSTGFRAPSLAQIYYNLKFTNYIDNVPMESFLIANNDPITRLFGIKKLKEENAVNYSLGYTNRISNNFSFSIDSYHIFIRDRIILSGNFDATLINTDAKNVQFFTNGVDTSTFGVDFKFMWLKKWNNSSLAINLTGNINKMDIDRINNRNLDLDTFFGVREQYFLKASAPNHKVILNSIISTKKLTISNTLTRFSSLELIDWQINNPIGEFNNSEIEKFNAALDYYQPRITLDTHISYKINKNYSFQIGANNLFNSYPTVQGENTDSGGLWDAVQMGSNGCFYYSKFSIKF, from the coding sequence ATGAATAATAGAAACATCCATCGTCAGTGTTCTTTCGTAATCGTGTTTCTACTCATCTTATCTATTGATTTTTACGGTCAAACAAAAAAAAATGTTCCTTTTGCAGAAGCTTTAGACTATATCAGCTTACATCACAATGTACATTTTACTTATAATCCCATATTACTAAATAATGAAGAGATTGACATTATTCCTTTTCAAGGTATTTCTCTAGAAAAATCAATATCAATTATTAAAAAGTTACCTAAATATGAAATAGAATATTTAGGTAATAATTACTATGTAGTTTTTATCCCCAAAAAGAATAAAAAGACAAAACAAAAAAAGGATCGTATAAAAAATTCGAATTTTCCTAGATCTGATAGTTTAAACGTTTCCAATAAAAATGTTAGAACAGTTATTAGAGGTGTTGTTTTAAATTCTTACTATCAACCAATTTCCAAAGCGAATGTTGTAGAAAAAAACACAAATAATGGCACTATTACTAGACATGATGGTAGTTTTGAATTAGAATTAGAAAACAATAATGAAATAGTAATTTCTCATGTCGGTTATTCTGCCAAAAATCTCTCTCCTAGTTCAGATTATATAAAAGTTATTTTAAAATCTGGCTTACAATTAGATGAAGTATTTATAGTGGGTTCAAGAAATGTGAACAGAAAAAAAATAGATTCACCTGTTTCAACTGAAAGCATCGATGTTCAATCGGTAACTAATAAAAGTGATGTCCTTCAAGTTAATCAATTAATTCAAACAGAAATTCCTTCTTTCAATGCTACTAAGCAGTCTGGTTCCGACGGTGCTGATCACATTATACCGGCAACATACAGAGGTTTGGGTCCCGATCAAACTTTAGTTTTAATAAACGGTAAAAGAAGACATCAGAGCTCTTTAATTAATCTTTACGGAACTAGAGGTCGAGGAAACTCTGGAACTGACTTAAACACAATTCCAACTTCTGCAATTAAAAGAATTGATGTGTTAAAAGATGGAGCTTCAGCACAATATGGTTCTGATGCAATTGCTGGAGTTATAAATATCGTATTAAAAGATGAACCAAATATTACCAACGTCAATTCTACTGTAGGTTTTTATAATGCTAATAACAATCAAGATACATCAAGAAAAGGTATTGATGGTTTAACATTCAAGACAGATATTAACTACGGAGCTCGTATTAATGAGAAAGGGTTTATTAATGTAACTGCAGAATTTTTATCGAAGGATTACACATTTAGACAAGGAACCAAGATCAGAGAAAATTATGGTGATGCCGCTGTTACAAGTAGTAGCTTTTTCCTCAACTCAGAAATTCCTATTTCAAACCGATTAAAAATATATGCCAACGGTGGATATAATTTCAAAAACACCAATGCCTTTGCCTTTACTCGACCATTTAATAGCGAACGAAATGTTCAATCTATATATCCTAATGGTTTTAATCCTTTAATAACATCTAACATTTCAGACAAGTCTTTTACTCTTGGTCTCAAAGGAAAATCAAATGGGTGGAATATTGATTTTAGTAATACTTTCGGATCAAATTATTTCCATTACTACATTAAAGAAACTTTAAACGCAACATTATTAGAAAACTCTCCAACTGAATTTGATGCTGGAGGACATAATTTAAGCTTGAATACAACCAATGTTGATTTAACGAAACAATTTAAAGAGGTTTTTCACGGACTAAATTTAGCTTTAGGACTTGAAAATAAAATAGAAAATTATAAGATTTTTTCTGGAGAAGAAGCATCCTATCTATCTTACGACATAAATGGTAATCCAGTAAATGATTCTACCCCATCTGATCAAATCCCAACATATAATGGGGTTATTAGACCTGGCGGTTCACAGGGCTTCCCAGGTTATGCTCCGTTAAATGAAATTGACAGAACTAGAACTAGTTTCAGTTTTTATTTGGACTCAGAACTAGATATTACAGAAAGACTAATTTTTGCAGCGGCAGTGAGATATGAAAACTACAGCGATTTTGGTAATTCCTTCAACACAAAACTGGCATCAAATTTTAAGATTAACCCAAAATCAAATATAAGATTCTCTTTTAGTACGGGATTTAGAGCGCCGTCATTAGCTCAAATTTATTACAATTTGAAATTCACAAATTATATTGATAATGTTCCAATGGAATCTTTCTTAATAGCAAACAATGACCCCATTACTCGACTATTTGGAATAAAAAAATTAAAAGAGGAAAACGCTGTAAATTACAGTTTAGGTTATACCAATAGAATTTCAAATAACTTCTCATTTTCAATTGATTCCTATCATATTTTTATACGAGATCGAATCATTCTGAGTGGCAATTTTGATGCAACCTTAATAAACACTGATGCTAAGAATGTACAATTTTTCACAAATGGAGTTGACACTAGTACGTTTGGTGTTGATTTTAAATTTATGTGGTTAAAAAAATGGAATAATTCTTCTCTAGCTATTAATTTAACTGGCAATATTAATAAAATGGATATTGACAGAATAAATAATAGAAATTTAGATTTAGATACTTTTTTTGGTGTGCGTGAACAGTATTTTTTAAAAGCATCTGCACCAAATCATAAAGTAATTTTGAACTCGATAATATCAACAAAAAAACTAACAATATCAAACACTTTAACTCGATTTAGTAGCTTGGAATTAATCGATTGGCAAATTAATAATCCAATAGGTGAATTCAACAACTCAGAGATTGAAAAATTTAATGCTGCCTTAGATTATTATCAACCCAGAATTACTTTAGATACACATATTTCCTACAAAATCAATAAAAATTATTCATTCCAAATTGGAGCTAACAATTTATTTAACTCCTATCCCACTGTTCAAGGCGAAAATACTGATAGTGGAGGTTTATGGGATGCCGTTCAAATGGGAAGTAATGGATGCTTCTACTACAGTAAATTTTCAATAAAGTTTTAA
- a CDS encoding TonB-dependent receptor, whose amino-acid sequence MLKTKLCILLTFVCGIMFAQTKISGKVVDINNEPLPGANIVEKGTTNGTSTNFDGLFEINVSDGAILVVTFTGYETKEIKVNSQTNLTIVLSEGQQLEEVIVTGSRTPARSNTSSPLPVDIVGVKELQATGQTTFDKALQYKIPSFNTVNTPVNDATSLLDPYEIRNMGPSRTLILINGKRKNLSALLYTQTSPGRGETGADISGIPTDAIKTIQILRDGASAQYGSDAIAGVMNIILKDSYKDGSATFRAGMTGEGDGEMIGVSVNNGSRFGEKGFINYTIDFSKTALANRPGTVDAEGEFADFGGPRPGETLADIQEFLSRRPDAGNINGSPETTAAKFLINGSYDVSENSDMYFNAAYVYKKVNSFANYRTPYWRDIQDFPYLENFFPGNNPTNPGGYDGYVPTFEGDLNDFNATLGFKSKINGWNVDASATFGGNKQTYTVNNSHNRNVVLSPATWVDANNNGIIDPGEMTESSQLYRENSPLTFDPGGTSFNHIVGNIDISKVLSDQVAIGIGAEFRTENFEVIEGGLASYDGGGADSFAGNRPENSGSFNRYNLGGYFDIAWDVTEDFLLNGTVRAENFSDFGSTFVWKASSRYKFMEDKYTLRASVSTGFRAPTLHQIYTQKAQYSFIPGQGIQVGGLVNNVSPQASFLGIPKLKAEESTNFTVGIGGKPFDNFSFTVDYYNIKVEDRIVLSTEIGRTAAGNTTLDQVLDANNLSDLSFFVNAIDTRTSGIDVVLGYKNLGLGTGKLGFNLSGNYTIQNERDGAVKNPAIVANAGQSVVNQTQEALFFTSRPRTKWILGTTYDIDKFSFSLNNTYFGKTEFFQQGLSTDANGNFNIGTEFTPNVVTDLGINYNATKNITIAANINNIFNVLPEWNFVSQNAAGDAILADPAQVKQQSNLITFNQRYSQMTYDGYHFSQLGTLFNLSINYKF is encoded by the coding sequence ATGCTAAAAACGAAATTATGCATTTTACTCACCTTTGTATGTGGGATCATGTTTGCACAAACAAAAATTTCTGGTAAAGTTGTTGATATTAACAACGAGCCACTACCAGGAGCTAATATTGTGGAAAAAGGAACAACAAATGGAACATCTACAAATTTTGACGGATTGTTCGAAATTAACGTATCCGATGGAGCCATATTAGTTGTAACTTTCACTGGTTACGAAACTAAAGAAATCAAGGTAAATAGTCAAACTAACTTAACTATTGTTTTAAGTGAAGGACAACAACTGGAGGAAGTAATTGTCACGGGATCAAGGACTCCTGCTAGAAGTAATACATCAAGTCCATTACCTGTTGATATTGTAGGTGTAAAGGAATTACAAGCGACTGGACAAACTACTTTTGATAAAGCCTTACAGTATAAAATTCCTTCTTTTAACACGGTAAACACACCTGTAAATGACGCAACTTCTTTATTAGATCCTTATGAAATTAGGAATATGGGGCCAAGTAGAACATTAATTCTAATTAATGGAAAAAGAAAGAATTTAAGTGCGTTACTATATACTCAAACTTCACCTGGACGTGGTGAAACAGGAGCTGATATTTCAGGAATCCCAACAGATGCAATTAAAACAATTCAAATTTTAAGAGACGGAGCTTCTGCACAATATGGTTCTGATGCTATTGCAGGTGTAATGAACATTATATTAAAAGATAGCTACAAGGATGGATCTGCAACTTTTAGAGCTGGTATGACAGGTGAAGGTGACGGTGAAATGATCGGAGTGAGTGTAAATAATGGCAGCAGATTTGGTGAAAAAGGTTTTATAAACTACACAATAGATTTTTCAAAAACAGCTTTAGCGAACCGACCAGGAACTGTTGATGCTGAAGGCGAATTTGCTGACTTTGGAGGACCTAGACCTGGTGAAACTTTAGCAGATATTCAAGAATTTTTATCAAGGAGACCAGACGCAGGAAATATTAATGGTTCCCCTGAAACTACTGCAGCAAAATTCTTAATTAATGGTAGCTACGATGTCAGCGAAAATAGTGATATGTACTTCAATGCAGCTTATGTTTACAAAAAAGTTAACAGTTTTGCGAATTATAGAACTCCGTATTGGAGAGATATTCAAGATTTTCCATATCTAGAAAATTTCTTCCCTGGAAATAACCCAACAAATCCAGGAGGATATGATGGATATGTTCCTACTTTTGAAGGTGATTTAAATGATTTTAACGCGACACTTGGTTTTAAATCAAAGATTAACGGATGGAATGTGGATGCGAGTGCTACTTTCGGGGGAAATAAACAAACATATACGGTTAATAATTCTCATAACAGAAATGTGGTTTTGTCTCCTGCTACTTGGGTAGATGCTAATAATAATGGAATAATTGATCCAGGAGAAATGACAGAAAGTTCTCAATTATATCGTGAAAATAGTCCATTAACTTTTGATCCAGGAGGAACTTCTTTTAATCATATTGTAGGAAATATTGATATTTCTAAAGTTCTGTCAGATCAAGTTGCTATTGGTATTGGTGCAGAGTTTAGAACTGAAAATTTTGAAGTAATCGAAGGTGGATTAGCATCTTACGATGGTGGTGGTGCAGATTCATTTGCAGGTAACAGACCTGAAAACAGTGGAAGTTTCAACAGATATAATTTAGGAGGATATTTCGATATTGCTTGGGATGTTACAGAAGATTTTCTTTTAAATGGAACTGTAAGAGCTGAAAATTTCTCAGACTTTGGAAGTACTTTTGTATGGAAAGCCAGTTCTCGTTATAAATTCATGGAAGACAAGTACACATTAAGAGCATCTGTATCAACTGGTTTTAGAGCTCCTACTTTACATCAAATTTATACCCAAAAAGCACAATACAGTTTTATTCCTGGTCAAGGTATTCAAGTTGGTGGTTTGGTCAACAATGTATCTCCACAAGCTAGTTTTCTAGGTATTCCAAAACTAAAAGCTGAAGAATCTACGAACTTTACAGTAGGAATAGGTGGGAAACCATTTGATAATTTTTCATTCACTGTAGATTACTATAATATCAAAGTTGAAGATAGAATTGTGTTAAGTACAGAAATAGGGAGAACAGCTGCTGGTAATACTACTTTAGATCAAGTTTTAGATGCCAATAACTTAAGTGATTTAAGTTTCTTTGTAAATGCAATTGACACAAGAACTTCTGGTATTGATGTAGTTTTAGGGTATAAAAATCTAGGTTTAGGAACTGGTAAATTAGGATTTAACCTTTCTGGAAACTACACTATTCAAAATGAGAGAGACGGTGCTGTTAAAAATCCTGCTATCGTTGCAAATGCCGGACAATCAGTAGTTAACCAAACACAAGAAGCTTTATTCTTTACTTCAAGACCAAGAACAAAGTGGATTTTAGGAACTACCTACGATATTGATAAGTTTAGTTTCTCTTTAAACAACACTTATTTCGGAAAAACTGAATTCTTCCAACAAGGATTAAGTACCGATGCAAACGGAAATTTCAATATCGGAACTGAATTTACTCCTAATGTAGTTACAGATTTAGGAATCAATTATAATGCGACTAAAAATATTACTATTGCAGCTAACATTAATAATATTTTTAATGTGTTACCAGAGTGGAATTTTGTTTCTCAAAATGCGGCCGGAGATGCTATTTTAGCAGATCCTGCTCAGGTAAAGCAACAATCAAACTTAATTACATTTAATCAACGTTATTCCCAAATGACGTATGATGGTTATCACTTTAGCCAATTAGGTACATTGTTTAATTTATCAATTAATTATAAGTTTTAA
- a CDS encoding 4Fe-4S dicluster domain-containing protein: MAIIITDECINCGACEPECPNTAIYEGAEEWKYADGTDLEGNIVLPNGNNANADEDMEPISDEIYYIVADKCTECKGFHEEPQCAAVCPVDCCVPDEDNVETDDELLAKQRFMHND; encoded by the coding sequence ATGGCGATTATTATAACAGATGAATGTATAAATTGTGGTGCTTGTGAACCTGAGTGCCCAAACACAGCGATATACGAAGGAGCAGAGGAGTGGAAATATGCAGATGGTACAGATTTAGAAGGAAATATAGTTTTACCTAACGGAAATAATGCAAATGCAGATGAGGATATGGAACCAATTTCTGATGAAATCTATTATATTGTTGCCGATAAATGTACGGAATGTAAAGGTTTCCATGAAGAACCTCAATGCGCAGCAGTCTGTCCTGTCGATTGTTGTGTTCCTGATGAGGATAATGTAGAAACTGATGATGAGTTATTAGCAAAACAACGTTTTATGCATAACGATTAA
- a CDS encoding acyl-CoA reductase — protein sequence MDKIEKRIDSFVKLGQFLSQFSRQGIDKNDTVSLNEMFFDGFKHQLKLAEESNSWFTKENLLFSCENWSEALSLSNIQKWISEENINNTSSKKVAIIMAGNIPLVGFHDFLSVLLSGHSVLAKLSSNDKHLLPFLAKYLEFTNEDFKGKIEFTSEKLENFDAVIATGSDNTSRYFEYYFKDKPNIIRKNRNSVAVITGNENESDFNALSEDVFRYFGLGCRSVSKLFVPREFNFDAFFKGMFQKQDIINNTKYANNYDYNKAVYLMSEFDILENGFLMIKEDESYASPIASVFYEYYDNSDDLKIKLHEDREKIQCIVAKDFIKNEIKFGQTQHPNLWDYADGVNTLKFLSTL from the coding sequence ATGGATAAAATCGAAAAGCGAATAGATTCGTTTGTTAAATTAGGACAATTTTTAAGTCAGTTTTCTAGACAAGGAATTGATAAGAATGATACTGTTTCTTTAAATGAAATGTTTTTTGATGGTTTTAAACATCAATTAAAACTTGCAGAAGAATCAAATTCTTGGTTTACTAAAGAAAACTTACTTTTTTCATGCGAAAATTGGTCTGAAGCATTAAGCTTATCAAATATTCAAAAATGGATTTCCGAGGAAAATATAAATAATACTTCCAGTAAGAAAGTAGCTATTATAATGGCTGGAAATATTCCATTAGTTGGATTTCATGATTTCCTTTCTGTACTACTTTCCGGACATTCGGTTTTGGCAAAATTATCAAGTAACGATAAACATCTCCTTCCTTTTTTAGCAAAGTATCTAGAATTTACGAATGAAGATTTTAAAGGTAAGATTGAATTTACAAGTGAAAAGCTTGAGAATTTTGATGCAGTTATTGCTACTGGAAGCGATAACACATCTAGATATTTTGAATATTACTTTAAAGACAAACCAAACATTATTAGAAAAAACAGAAATTCTGTAGCCGTAATCACTGGTAATGAAAATGAATCAGACTTCAATGCCTTAAGTGAAGATGTTTTCAGATATTTCGGTTTAGGCTGTCGTTCTGTTTCTAAATTGTTCGTTCCGAGAGAGTTTAATTTTGATGCATTTTTCAAAGGAATGTTTCAAAAACAAGATATTATTAATAACACCAAATACGCAAATAACTACGATTACAATAAGGCTGTATATTTAATGAGCGAGTTTGATATTTTAGAAAATGGATTCTTAATGATTAAAGAGGATGAAAGTTACGCCTCTCCTATTGCTTCTGTTTTTTATGAGTATTACGATAACTCCGACGATTTAAAAATCAAATTACATGAAGATCGTGAAAAAATACAATGTATTGTAGCAAAAGATTTTATTAAAAATGAAATTAAGTTTGGACAAACTCAACATCCAAATTTATGGGATTATGCAGACGGAGTTAATACTTTAAAATTCTTATCAACCCTTTAA
- the serC gene encoding 3-phosphoserine/phosphohydroxythreonine transaminase, protein MKKHNFSAGPCILPESVLQKASKAVVNFNNDDLSLIEISHRSEPFVEVIEKARSLALEHLNLQDKGYTALFLQGGASSQFLMTAYNFLNKKAAYLNTGTWSTKAIKEAKLFGDLIEVASSKDKNFNYIPKEYTIPNDVDYFHCTSNNTIFGTQMMSFPDTSVPVICDMSSDIFSRQLDFSEFDLIYAGAQKNMGPAGATLVVIKDEFLNKICREVPSMLNYKTHSEKDSMFNTPPVFSVYVSMLTLEWLKDLGGIDFIEGVNQQKADLLYAEIDRNPLFRGLVENEDRSNMNATFVLENEQLTAKFDAMWKEARINGLGGHRSVGGYRASMYNALPLYSVQALVDVMKELERIA, encoded by the coding sequence ATGAAAAAACATAATTTTAGTGCAGGTCCATGCATTTTGCCAGAAAGTGTACTTCAAAAAGCTTCAAAAGCTGTAGTAAATTTTAATAATGACGATTTATCTCTAATTGAAATTTCACATAGAAGCGAACCTTTCGTTGAGGTTATAGAAAAAGCTAGAAGTTTAGCTCTTGAACATTTAAATCTTCAAGATAAAGGATATACAGCTCTTTTTTTACAAGGTGGAGCGAGTTCTCAGTTTTTAATGACAGCGTATAATTTTTTAAATAAAAAGGCTGCTTATTTAAATACAGGAACATGGAGCACTAAAGCAATTAAGGAGGCTAAATTATTTGGTGATTTAATTGAAGTAGCATCTTCAAAAGATAAAAACTTTAACTACATTCCTAAGGAATACACCATCCCAAATGATGTTGATTATTTTCACTGTACAAGTAACAATACAATCTTTGGAACTCAAATGATGAGTTTCCCTGATACTTCTGTACCTGTAATTTGTGATATGAGTTCAGATATCTTCTCTCGTCAACTTGATTTTTCAGAATTCGATTTAATCTATGCTGGAGCTCAAAAAAACATGGGACCAGCGGGTGCAACTTTGGTTGTAATTAAAGATGAGTTTTTAAATAAAATCTGTCGTGAAGTTCCTTCAATGTTAAATTATAAAACCCATTCAGAAAAAGACAGTATGTTTAATACTCCTCCTGTGTTTTCTGTATATGTTTCTATGTTAACATTAGAGTGGTTAAAAGATTTAGGAGGAATTGATTTTATTGAAGGTGTAAATCAACAAAAGGCTGATTTACTATATGCTGAAATTGATCGTAATCCATTATTTCGAGGATTAGTTGAAAATGAAGATCGAAGTAATATGAATGCTACATTTGTTCTAGAAAATGAACAATTAACAGCAAAATTTGATGCAATGTGGAAAGAAGCTCGTATAAATGGTTTAGGTGGACATCGTTCTGTTGGAGGTTATAGAGCTAGTATGTATAATGCCTTACCACTATACAGTGTTCAAGCATTAGTTGATGTAATGAAAGAATTAGAAAGAATTGCATAA
- a CDS encoding NAD(P)-dependent oxidoreductase yields MKILINEGITQEGVVILEEKGFEVVITKVAQEQLENFINDNNIDAILIKNKTQIQQELIDACPSLKLIASGSTSMDNVDVQYAIDQGLQIVHSEEGSANAIAELIFAHLLGMVRNLHQANREMPLEGDMNFKGLQKLYGGTELKGKTLGLIGINATSIATAKIAIGLGMKVLMTDPEETEASIELEFFDGQTVQFDLNSIPFEEVIIESDFISVHLHNHDFKLGESEFNKMKDGVGIINCVKGGLIDELALVKAMEKGPVKYAALDSFENEPNPEIQLLMNPNLSLSPKIGSATNEAQQKVSIELANQITALLS; encoded by the coding sequence ATGAAAATATTAATAAACGAAGGAATTACTCAAGAAGGTGTAGTAATATTAGAAGAAAAAGGGTTTGAAGTAGTAATTACAAAAGTTGCACAAGAACAATTAGAAAACTTTATTAATGATAATAATATTGATGCTATCTTAATTAAGAATAAAACACAAATTCAACAAGAATTAATTGATGCGTGTCCAAGTTTAAAATTAATCGCATCTGGAAGTACATCAATGGATAATGTTGATGTTCAATATGCCATTGATCAAGGATTACAAATTGTACACAGCGAAGAAGGAAGTGCTAACGCAATTGCGGAGTTAATATTTGCCCACCTTTTAGGAATGGTCCGCAATTTACATCAAGCAAATCGTGAAATGCCTCTTGAAGGGGACATGAACTTTAAAGGTCTTCAAAAATTATATGGAGGTACAGAATTAAAAGGTAAAACGCTAGGGTTAATAGGTATCAATGCAACAAGTATTGCAACAGCAAAGATTGCAATTGGATTAGGAATGAAAGTTTTAATGACTGATCCTGAAGAGACTGAAGCTTCAATAGAATTAGAATTTTTCGACGGACAAACCGTTCAATTTGATTTAAATTCTATTCCTTTTGAGGAAGTAATTATAGAATCTGATTTTATCTCAGTGCATTTACATAATCATGATTTCAAATTAGGAGAATCAGAATTCAATAAAATGAAAGATGGAGTTGGGATTATAAATTGTGTAAAAGGTGGACTTATTGATGAATTAGCTTTAGTAAAAGCAATGGAAAAAGGACCAGTAAAATATGCAGCATTAGATAGTTTTGAAAACGAACCTAATCCTGAGATTCAATTATTAATGAATCCTAATCTTTCTTTATCACCTAAAATTGGTAGTGCTACAAATGAAGCTCAACAAAAAGTTAGCATCGAATTAGCAAATCAAATTACAGCATTACTTTCATAA